A window of the Branchiostoma floridae strain S238N-H82 chromosome 12, Bfl_VNyyK, whole genome shotgun sequence genome harbors these coding sequences:
- the LOC118427892 gene encoding centromere protein I-like, with the protein MFLWEYLFTWNGLDHRPQILQLITRSRLHPFQRLNDYVLEPLRRLFFTSKVHCKCQILACLTELLRNCVSVEWARYKETQSNEEGTSSLSLFPVDSEMFPALQSIQELVLYVDRLCVVGLQQEDGHAMLMHYTLGFFELVTQLQRRFDLPLVHAPSAPIVYMAMFDTNALTVARICAIMCGFRQEVTSLKQKPPQEESCGFTSSSIRNFNNCILDICDALWRCKAFSSGKNEASIFKVPRAVVKQAGIDSIGDSFSLYNHIALQGFAHTFLQKSLPPGTPITPRPRSRQSTLDRSSYLDFLTSQGLEGIQGFISSFIKVGKSSTPCSSAPSTASSTTTTGSRT; encoded by the exons ATGTTCCTGTGGGAGTACCTGTTCACCTGGAATGGACTTGACCATCGACCACAGATCCTCCAGCTCATCACAAGGTCCAGACTGCACCCTTTCCAGA GGCTGAATGACTATGTTTTGGAACCTCTCAGAAGGCTGTTCTTCACATCTAAGGTTCACTGCAAG TGTCAGATCCTGGCCTGTCTGACAGAGTTACTGAGGAACTGTGTGTCTGTGGAGTGGGCACGGTACAAAGAGACACAGAGTAACGAGGAAGGAACATCAAG ccTGTCCCTGTTCCCTGTGGATAGTGAGATGTTCCCAGCACTACAGTCTATCCAGGAGCTGGTGCTGTATGTAGACAGACTGTGTGTGGTGGGGCTACAACAGGAGGACGGACACGCCATGCTCATGCACTACACGCTCGGCTTCTTCGAACTG GTGACCCAGTTGCAGCGCAGGTTTGACCTCCCGTTGGTCCATGCCCCATCTGCACCTATTGTGTACATGGCCATGTTTGACACTAATGCCCTGACTGTGGCCCGGATATGTGCCATCATGTGTGG GTTCAGACAGGAAGTGACGTCCCTGAAACAGAAGCCACCCCAGGAGGAGTCCTGTGGTTTCACCAGCTCCAGCATCAGGAACTTCAACAACTGTATCTTAGACATCTGTGATGCTCTCTGGAGGTGCAAGGCCTTCAGCAG TGGAAAGAATGAGGCAAGCATCTTTAAGGTACCGAGAGCCGTGGTGAAGCAGGCTGGTATCGACAGCATCGGTGACAGCTTTTCCCTGTACAACCACATAGCACTGCAGGGCTTCGCACACACATTCCTTCAGAAG TCCCTGCCTCCAGGAACCCCTATCACACCCAGGCCCAGATCCAGACAG AGCACCCTGGACAGGAGTTCGTATCTGGACTTCCTGACATCCCAGGGGCTTGAGGGGATCCAGGGTTTCATCAGCAGTTTTATCAAGGTTGGGAAGTCCTCCACACCCTGCTCTTCTGCACCTTCCACTGCAAGCAGCACAACAACCACCGGGTCTAGGACTTAG